The Acinetobacter defluvii genome includes a region encoding these proteins:
- a CDS encoding NAD(P)-dependent oxidoreductase: MIQSVAFIGLGAMGYRMAAHLPKHFNDVYVWNRNQDKAKQHAAEYGTQAVDLQKAAQADVIFSCLPTSQEVDDILSQVYLKKGSIWVDCTSGVPESAKKQAQYLAEQDVYFLDAPVSGQTVGAENATLTFMVGGDQSAFEQALPAMQAMGKLIKLVGGSGAGFAVKAINNMMMAVHLCAAAEGFTTLKAHGVNLNEALACINASSGKSGVTETALPQRIFSREFPLTFALPLLAKDTGIAIDLIREAKLSAPVIGLTQSLIQAADALAKPDSDFSTAVKLYESWSKITLE; the protein is encoded by the coding sequence AATCAGTTGCATTTATTGGCTTAGGCGCAATGGGCTATCGTATGGCTGCGCACTTACCTAAACATTTTAATGACGTCTATGTATGGAATAGAAATCAGGACAAAGCCAAACAACATGCAGCTGAATATGGGACACAAGCTGTTGATTTACAAAAAGCCGCTCAGGCAGATGTGATTTTTTCTTGTTTACCCACCAGTCAAGAAGTTGATGATATTTTATCACAAGTATATCTTAAAAAAGGCAGTATTTGGGTGGACTGTACCAGTGGTGTACCGGAGTCTGCCAAAAAGCAAGCACAATACTTGGCTGAGCAAGATGTTTATTTTTTAGATGCACCTGTTAGTGGACAAACCGTTGGCGCAGAAAATGCAACGCTGACCTTTATGGTGGGTGGAGATCAAAGTGCATTTGAACAAGCGCTACCAGCCATGCAAGCGATGGGCAAACTTATCAAACTTGTAGGTGGCTCTGGTGCAGGTTTTGCCGTCAAAGCCATTAACAATATGATGATGGCAGTCCACCTGTGTGCAGCTGCCGAAGGATTTACTACCCTTAAAGCACATGGTGTGAATTTAAATGAAGCCTTAGCTTGTATTAATGCTTCGAGTGGTAAAAGTGGCGTTACCGAAACTGCATTACCACAACGTATTTTCAGCCGTGAATTTCCTTTGACTTTTGCCCTACCACTTTTGGCTAAAGACACAGGCATTGCCATAGATTTAATCCGAGAAGCAAAATTATCAGCGCCTGTAATTGGCTTAACGCAAAGCTTAATTCAAGCTGCAGATGCTTTGGCAAAGCCAGATAGTGATTTTTCTACCGCAGTAAAACTTTATGAATCTTGGAGTAAAATTACCTTAGAATAA